The genome window CGGCGCGAAGTCGAGCTTTATCCTCGCCCCCACGGCGCGCGATGCGGCATCGATCGCGATCAACTCACGGGCGCTCTCGACGGGAAGATAAAGTTTCGTCGTCTCCGGTGTCACGACGCCCGGCCCCGCCGTTCCAGAAATGGCGATCCGCCCCGAAGGCACCAGTTTTTCCATGTCGTACACGAAGATCGTCTTCGTGCCCGGCACAAAGGCGACCGTGTCGAAATATCCGCTATAGGCTCTGCTGATGGCAGGTTCGGCCTCAAGGTGAACCGCCTCTCCCGTTGCCTCAAGCGGCACAATTTCGATGGTGCCCGATGCTGGGTCGGGGAGCAGCAGCCGCGCGATCGTGGGATAGATGGTCCGGCCTCTCGTGGGGGTCTCCTGATACCCGGCTGTTTCCAGGTTGAATCGCGTCAGGAACGGGTCCGGACCGGCAGATAATGCAAACCCGTTCTTCCCCAGCAGTGAGCGCGAAAGTGCTCTGGCGGGCCGGGTGCCGATAATCGACGTCAACTTGCCCGTCAATGCGTCGTAGACCGAGACGCCGTCAATAGAATCGGCGGCTATGAAGATGCTCGCTCCGTCCTTCGCGACCATAAGATCGCGGATATCGGACGGCCCCTTGATGCGGGCTTTTTCTCCCATCACAGACAGATCGATGAGAGCAATTTCGCCTGCCTTGTCATTCGCCGCAATGACGGTGCCCTCATCAGCGGTTATCAGCAGGCGTGTCGGCGCAAAATCGAACGGCAGAACCCTGACGGCACCAGATGCAATTTCGGCGATGGTGACGCCGAAGCTCTTGCCATCGATCGCGACGAGTTTGGCCTGCGCTCCCGACACCCGCATCTGAAGCGGCACGATGCCCAGTGCAATTGTGCCGACGACGCTATCTCGATCGACATCGACAGCCGTCACCGAAGACGCATCGCGCCCCGCCACGAAAACCAGGCGCTGAACATTTGAAGGCATATCCGACGCGCGGGCCAGCGACAAAGGCATGACCAGCAGAGCCAGAAAAACGCAGAAGCGGAAGATCGGATTCATATGTGGGGTGCCATCGATGCCTTACGTCGGTCATGGGATGCGGCTGGCGATGCCCCGATTCCAAAATCAGCTCGGCACCTTCTTCAGACCGCCGTGCACATCCGCTTAAGATTATGCCAAAGAAGCTTTCGGGTGCTAGATAAAATGTCCGGCAGGAGGAGCTACTTTCAGGCCAAAGCAGCTGCACATCGTCTTCGGCTTGCCGTCGTCTCGGGGTGTTCATGTAAAGCGGATGCGCGAACCCGAGCCGCTCGAATGAGTGCGGTGCGCCTGCGTACCGAAATACTATCAGCACACTGTCTCTACACCAACGTTATGTGCGATGAACGCGTTGCCACAAAATCCCGAGGATCGAACCGATGTCCGAATCTCCTTATATTCTGCGTTCCGATAATGAAGGCGTCGTCACGCTGACACTCAACCGGCCGCAGAATCGCAACGCCCTGTCGTTCGGCATGCTCGAAGCTTTGCGCGATACCCTCGCCCAGATCGCGGAAGACGAAAACGCTCGTGTCGCCATCCTGGCGGGGGCCGGTCCGGGCTTTTGTGCCGGTCACGATCTCAAGGAAATGCGCGCTACCGGTTTCGACGATGCCTTTGTGGAGCGGCTCTTCAAACTTTGCTCCGAGGTCATGCAGGCAATCGTCCACTTGCCGAAGCCGGTCATTGCCCGCGTCCACGGCATCGCCACAGCCGCGGGTGCCCAACTCGTCGCCAGCGCAGATCTCGCCTTTGCGGCGAAGGATGCCCGTTTCGCGACGCCGGGCGTCAACATCGGCCTGTTCTGCCTCACGCCTGCCGTCGCCCTGTCGCGCAATCTGGCAAACAAGCACATGATGCAAATGCTGCTTTCCGGCGAACTGATCGACGCCGAAACGGCGCTGCGCTTCGGTCTTGTCAACGAGGTTGTTGCGGGCGACACGCTGACCGAGGTTACAGCAGCATTCGCGCGGAAAGTCGCGTCGAGGTCTCCTCTCACGCTGGCGGTCGGCAAGCGCGCTTTTTCCCAGCTCACGGAATTGCCGCTGTCCGAGGCTTATGCCCATGCCAGCAAGCTGATGGCCGACAACCTCAAGGCCCACGACGCCCGCGAAGGGATCGAGGCCTTTCTCGACAAACGCGACCCCGTTTGGCGCGGGCGCTGACCGCGGGACCGTAGCGACTTTCACACAGACCTGGCTCACAATCGATCTCATGGTCAGAACGGTGTCGGTGCAAGCGCCGCCACGACCGCCGCTACGCCGCGTCGGTCAGGCTTTCACTGCGCGGGCGCGGTGGCCGCAGGCGCAGGCGGAGCGGTTGCGGGCGAAACGGCAGGTGCCGCGGTTCCGCTGTCGCCCGGTGCCGAATTCACCGAAGCGCTTCGCACACCCGGGCCTCCCGGAGCTTCGGTCACGAGCGCAACCTTCGTGAAGCCGGCGGAACTGATCTGCCCCATCACCTCCAGCACGGCGCGATAAGGAAGATCCTTGTCGGCGCGCACGTGGATGCGCCGGTCGAGTTCGTTTTCCGCATGATTTTGCAGCGTCGAGAGAAGTAGTTCCAGCGGAACCTCTTCCGTGCCGATGTAATATTGTCCCGCAGCGTTCACACTGACGGCAAGCGGCGGTTTCTGGTCGTTGAGCGGTTTTGCCTGCGTCTTGGGAAGATCGACCGGCACACCCGCCGTCATCATCGGCGCGGCGACCATGAACACGATGAGGAGCACAAGCATCACGTCGACGAGCGGCGTGACGTTGATCTCGTTCATCGGGGCGTCGTCCGACGCGTCGTCGGAATTACGCAGCGAGGCGCCCATGAGTCTCTCCTTTCGAAAGCTGTCTGGATAGTTCGACGCCATACACTTCAACGAACGTCTTCAGACTCTTGCCGAACTGCCCGATATTGCCGTTGATGCGATTGTAGAAGACCACCGCCGGGATGGCGGCGACGAGGCCGAGCGCGGTGGCGAAAAGCGCCTCCGCGATGCCAGGCGCGACGACGGCGAGGCTCGTATTGTTCGAGGCGGCGATACCCTGGAAGCTGTTCATGATGCCCCAGACGGTGCCGAACAGGCCGACGAAAGGAGACACCGCGCCGATGGTGGCAAGGCTCTGCAGGCCGCCCTTCAGCCGATCGAGGGTGTTGCTGCTGGCGAGCTGCCCGACGCGATAAACGCGGTCCAGAAGGCTCTCCTGTTGGGCCGCGCTGTGGCGCAGCTCTGCCGAGCGCTTGTTCTCATCGATCATCGACTGATAGACGACGCGAAGCGGATCGTTTGGCTGCACCTTGAGAAAGGTTTCGGAAAGATCCGTAAGAGGAACACCGTGAGCGAGGCTCTTCAGCAGACGCTTTGCGCGCGCATTCAGGATCGCCAGTTGAATCGACTTCGCTGCAATGATGCCCCAGCCCCATGCGGAGGCGAGGATCAGGAGCCCCATCACGGCCTTCACAACGATATCGGCCTGCTGGAACAACTCCAGCGGGGTCAGGATGTGGGCGGCGCCTGCTGCAGCGAGGCTCGAAGCGGGATCGGCCATTGTATGTCCTTATGTCGGTTATCAGTTTGCTATTGGGAGCGATAGACGATCGCGCCGGCGATCCGGTAACTCTTCGCTCCGAGGCTTGGCGGCGCCGGGAACGGAGCCGACCGCGCGAGCGCCTCGGAAACGGCCCGATCGAGCGCCGCATTGCCGGAGTTCACGACCGACTTCGAGACGAGTTCTCCACCCGCACCGATCACGATCACATAGCTGATGCGCACCGACTGCCCTCGCGAGAGCGCCGACTTCGGGAAGCCACTACTGGCGACGCGGTTGATGCGCTGATAGACCTTGTTGGCGTAGTCGCTCGGAACTGCGCCGGGAGTTTGCGCCGTTGCGGGTCTCGGCTTGGGCTTCGGTTGCTGCTTTGGCGGCGGAGGCGGCTCCACGGGCTTCGGCGGCGGTGGCGGCTCTTCCTTCACTGGCTCGGGCTCCGCTGCCGGCTCTGGCGGCGGCGGCTCGGGAGCGACCTCGGGCTCCGGCGGCGCTGGTGGCTGCTCTGGTTCTTCCGGAACAGGGTCTTCGTAAACGACTTCGACGGGAGCCTCGAGAGTAATCGGCAGCGCCTCGAAATTGATCGTAAGCAGAGCGACGAGCGCTGCAGAATAGATGCCAATCCCCGACAAGATGAGAGCATAGGGCTGTCGGCGCGCATCAAGACCTAACACCGCGGCCGAAATGGGAGCCGGTTCACCTTCCCGGGCAGGCAGCGAAAACGCCGCATCGGGCGTCAACTTGCTGGTGACTTCCAGGTTCATCAATAATAGGCCCTTAGTCGTCGTTTTCGGGTGCTCGTCAATTAGCACTACTTACATATATTTTGTCAACTTATTGTGTTTCGGATAGCAAACTTCCATTGAAATAGTCGTCCATGTTTTGGGAATTATCAGAAATATATTCGCTGAGCAAATCGCCTTATAGCGATAAATGGGTGTCTATATCCAACCCTGATGGTGATATTATTATATTTTAGCATCCGTATCACCGAGCCAGTCGCAGAGAAAACTGGCATCTCTCCGCGCTATGGCCGGACATAGTCAACCTGGTCGCTCACCCACCTCTGCATCGCACAGCGCCCAAGAGGCAACTACGAGATGCCCCGCGTCTTGTCGATGGATCCGTTCCACTGATTCTGCAAAGCTCTACGTCCGCTGCACAAGACGTCGCGATGCCCTGAACCGAAACGGCTTTCGAGCAATTACCCCATCTCCACGATAAAGTTGGAAATAGTCAGCGCCTCTTAATCAGTCGGATTTCGTGTTAGGGGAGTCTGCGGTCTCAGCAAGTTCGTCAAGCGAAACGGAGGCTGTCAGCCGCCGCTGGTACTTGGCGGCGTTTTGTTTTGAGTACATCGGCGTCGAAATCGGTTGCCGTCTTTCCAACATGACACACCCTCCCAAACGCACCACTGGAATTTTATGATAAAACCACTAATCTAGTCAAGAATGTCAAGCTCGCGCCTATCTTTTTAATCCTCCTGCATTCCTG of Rhodomicrobium vannielii ATCC 17100 contains these proteins:
- a CDS encoding TonB C-terminal domain-containing protein — encoded protein: MNLEVTSKLTPDAAFSLPAREGEPAPISAAVLGLDARRQPYALILSGIGIYSAALVALLTINFEALPITLEAPVEVVYEDPVPEEPEQPPAPPEPEVAPEPPPPEPAAEPEPVKEEPPPPPKPVEPPPPPKQQPKPKPRPATAQTPGAVPSDYANKVYQRINRVASSGFPKSALSRGQSVRISYVIVIGAGGELVSKSVVNSGNAALDRAVSEALARSAPFPAPPSLGAKSYRIAGAIVYRSQ
- a CDS encoding MotA/TolQ/ExbB proton channel family protein, whose translation is MADPASSLAAAGAAHILTPLELFQQADIVVKAVMGLLILASAWGWGIIAAKSIQLAILNARAKRLLKSLAHGVPLTDLSETFLKVQPNDPLRVVYQSMIDENKRSAELRHSAAQQESLLDRVYRVGQLASSNTLDRLKGGLQSLATIGAVSPFVGLFGTVWGIMNSFQGIAASNNTSLAVVAPGIAEALFATALGLVAAIPAVVFYNRINGNIGQFGKSLKTFVEVYGVELSRQLSKGETHGRLAA
- a CDS encoding enoyl-CoA hydratase, yielding MSESPYILRSDNEGVVTLTLNRPQNRNALSFGMLEALRDTLAQIAEDENARVAILAGAGPGFCAGHDLKEMRATGFDDAFVERLFKLCSEVMQAIVHLPKPVIARVHGIATAAGAQLVASADLAFAAKDARFATPGVNIGLFCLTPAVALSRNLANKHMMQMLLSGELIDAETALRFGLVNEVVAGDTLTEVTAAFARKVASRSPLTLAVGKRAFSQLTELPLSEAYAHASKLMADNLKAHDAREGIEAFLDKRDPVWRGR
- the tolR gene encoding protein TolR gives rise to the protein MGASLRNSDDASDDAPMNEINVTPLVDVMLVLLIVFMVAAPMMTAGVPVDLPKTQAKPLNDQKPPLAVSVNAAGQYYIGTEEVPLELLLSTLQNHAENELDRRIHVRADKDLPYRAVLEVMGQISSAGFTKVALVTEAPGGPGVRSASVNSAPGDSGTAAPAVSPATAPPAPAATAPAQ
- a CDS encoding YncE family protein, which codes for MNPIFRFCVFLALLVMPLSLARASDMPSNVQRLVFVAGRDASSVTAVDVDRDSVVGTIALGIVPLQMRVSGAQAKLVAIDGKSFGVTIAEIASGAVRVLPFDFAPTRLLITADEGTVIAANDKAGEIALIDLSVMGEKARIKGPSDIRDLMVAKDGASIFIAADSIDGVSVYDALTGKLTSIIGTRPARALSRSLLGKNGFALSAGPDPFLTRFNLETAGYQETPTRGRTIYPTIARLLLPDPASGTIEIVPLEATGEAVHLEAEPAISRAYSGYFDTVAFVPGTKTIFVYDMEKLVPSGRIAISGTAGPGVVTPETTKLYLPVESARELIAIDAASRAVGARIKLDFAPTLAEMAGAYGVCH